The Streptomyces rubrogriseus genomic sequence CGGGACGTCCAGGCGGAACGTGGTCCGGTACCAGGTCACGCCCTGGCGCCGGTCCCCGCCGGGCAGCGCCGCCGGGGACACCCGCTCCCACCCGGCGTCGTCGTACCCGGGCAGGTGCCAGCCGTGGCGCTCCCCGTACAGCCCGCCGTTGTTGAGCGGCCCGCGCACCGGGTCGGGGGCGGCCGCGCCCATGATCCGCCAGCGCACCTCGGGCGAGGCGCCCTCGAAAGCGGCCGACGTCAGCCCGCGGGCCTCCCGGTACGCGTCCTGGCCGTGCTGGGTGCGGCGGACCAGGACGGACAGGACGGCGCCGGGGTCCCCCTCGCCGCCCTTGCTCCCCTCGCCCGCCCCGCTCCCGGCGGCCCGCCGCAGCCCGGCGCGCAGGTCCTCCGGCAGCTCGAACGCGGCCGTGCCGGTCCAGGTGCCCTTCCCGTCGCCCGCCCCGTCCGGCTGGTGGCTGCCGAGCGGCACCCCGTCCAGCCAGGCCATCAGCAGGCCGTCCGCGCCCGTGCGGTACGAGAGGGACACCCGCTCGAGACCCGTGGCCCCGGTGAGGCGCGCGCGGTACCAGACGTCGCCGTAGTGGAAGCCGTAGTCGTCGGCGAAGAGCACCGGCCGGCCGTCGGGGACCGGGGTCGTGCTGTGCGTCGTGCGCCGGTCGGCGACCGTCCACCCCTCGTCGCCGTAGTCGGGCCGGGACTCGAAGTTCTCCGTGCGCCGGCGCCAGCCGTCCAGCGCGGGCAGCACCAGGTCGGGCACGCCCGGCAGCGGCCACACGGACATCAGGCTCAGGGCGCGGCCCAGGCCCGACTGCACCGCCTCGCCGTTCCAGGTGATGTCGGTGATGCCGGGCGGCGCCCACACCTCCAGCTCGCGCCCGGCGACCGTGTCACCGGTCAGCCGGATCGTCGCACCGTCCAGGGCGGCCTCGCGCAGCAGCTCGGGGCCGCGCACCAGGACCCGGCCCGACGGGGTCTCGTACGGCCACAGCCGCAGCGAGGCGGCGTCGTCGGCGACGATCAGCAGCAGGGTGCGGTCGGTGTCGCCGCTGCGTACCCGCACCCGGGTCAGCCGGTCCTCCTGGAGCGGCACCGTCACGTGCAGCCGCCCGCGGTCGAAGGCCCAGGCCGCCTCCTCGTCCAGCCGGGTCGGCCACGGCTCGTCCGGGCAGTCCAGGACCAGGTGCGCCATCTCGCCGGCCCGCCCCACGAACGCGGCGATGTCCAGCCGCCCGACGCTCATGGCCAGCATGGGCTGCACGGTGGCGTACGCCAGCTTGCGTCCCGAGCCCAGGCGCAGGCCGGTGGCGAAGAGCTTGGCGTCCCGGGCGGGCACGGTGACCTCCACGTCGGCCCCGCCCATGGGGAGGGTCGAGGTGACGTCGGCGGCGGAGTCGTTGCGCAGGACGTAGGCGTGTGCCCCGGTGTCCGGGTCGGCCAGGTGCCGTACCCGGACCCGTGCGTCGCTGGTCCGGACCGCCTCCGCCTCGGTCATCCCGGTGAAGTCCGGGACGTGGCGCAGCAGTTGACCGAGCTGGTGGAGCGGCGCGAGCTTGTCCGTCGGCCGCCGCGCCTCGTCGATCGCCGCGTTCGGGTCGTAGGTCGGTGAGGGCGCCGAGGGCGCGGGCAGCCAGCCCCACGAGGTGCCGCCGAACGCCGTCCGGACGTTGTGCAGGGTGCTCCCGCGCGCCAGGCGGTCGAAGTGGACCCGCCGGGCCTCGGCGGCGTCCCGGACCGGCCCCGGCTCCCGACGGGCGAGCGGCGTGTCACCGTGCAGCAGGGGCACGTCGATGCCGTCGGCGCGCATCCTCGTGCGCAGGAGGTCCAGACCGGCGCGCCCCGGGGCGTCGGCCCGGTAGAGCAGCACCGTGCCGGTGCCCCGGGTGAACAGGTGCCGGGCGGCGACGGCGTCGACCCGGCCCAGCCACTCGTCGGCGTGGCGCAGATACGCCGGGTCGGTGCTCCCGGCCCGGCCCCCGACGGTCGTCAGCCAGCCGGGCAGGCCCCCGGCGTCCACGTCGGCGCCGATGTACGGGCCGGGGTGCAGGACGACGTACAGCCCGCACTCGGCGGCCGTGCGCAGGAACAGGTCGAGGTCGCGGACACCGGTGAAGTCGTACGCGCCGGGGGCGGGGGAGTGCTGGTTCCAGGCGAGGCGGACGTCGACCGCGTTGTGGCCGTAGGCCCGCATCTTCTGGAGCACGTCCCGCCACAGGGACGGGCTCGGCAGCCGGAAGGGATGCAGCTCGCCGGACCACAGGGCCAGCCGCCTGCCGTCCACCAGCAGCGAGTCGTCCTTCAGCGTGACCCGGTGGCGCGCGCCGTCGGCGCGGGGCGGGCCGGGCGGCGGCCCGGTGGGCGCGGGGCCCGGGGCGCCGGAGGCGGGCAGCACCGTGCTGCCGCCCAGCGCGAGACCGAGGACGGTGGTGCCCGCGAGGGCGCTGAACGCTCGTCTGCCGAGCCTGCTGGGCCTGCTGAGCTCCAAGGGAGCCTCTCCTGTAGCGCGCGTGTCTGCGGTCCCACCGCCTGCGCGGGACCGCCTGTGCCGGGCCATTGTCCCAGCGGACGCCACAATGGTCGGCATGAGGATCTCGGCGCGTGCGGACTACGCGGTACGGGCGGTACTGGAACTGGCCGTCCGGCAGGACGGTTCCCCGGTCAAGGCGGAGGACGTGGCCGCCGTCCAGGACATTCCGCACAAGTTTCTGGAGGGGATCCTCGGGGACCTCAGGCGCGGCGGCGTCGTGGAGAGCCGGCGCGGCGGGGGCGGCGGGTACCGGCTGGCGCGCGGGGCGTCGCAGATCACGGTGGCGGACGTGATCCGGGCGGTGGACGGCCCGATCGTCTCGGTGCGCGGGGAGCGGCCGACGGAGCTGGTGTACACGGGCACCGCGGGGCCCCTGCTGCCGCTGTGGGTGGCGCTGCGTGCCAATGTGCGCAGGATCCTGGAGGGCGTGACCATCGCGGACCTCGCGGCGGACGCGCTGCCGGACCCGGTGCGGGAGCTGGCGGCGGAACCGGCGGCGTGGGAGAACCCGTAGGCCCCTCGCGCGGTGGCCCCCCGGGTGGTGGGAACCGGCCGGTGTGAATGGCCGGGAGAGTGCCTGTCCGCCCGCGGTGGGGCTCCCTACGATGCGGGCGTTCCGTGAATGTCATGTGCACACCATGTGTAGATGGCATTCAACCACATCCACCCCCCACCGACCGGGATGGGAGACCCATGGCCACCGGCCTGCTCCTGAGCGGCACGATCGCCGCGCTCCTCACCTCCGTGCTGCCCGCGCAGCAGCACCAGTCCTCCGGCGGGTTCGAGGACCCGCCGCCGGACAAGATCGTCATCAAGGTCGCCACCGTGAACGGCTCCGGCTGTCCGCAGGGCACGGCGGCGGTCGCCGTCTCCGGCGACAACACGGCGTTCACCGTCACGTACAGCGACTACCTCGCCCAGGCGGGCGGCGACTCCGCGCCCACCGACTTCCGCAAGAACTGCCAGCTCAACCTGCTCGTCCACGTCCCGCAGGGCTTTACCTACGCGGTCGCCAGCGCGGACTACCGGGGCTTCGCCGCCCTCCAGCCCGGTGCGAAGGGCACCCAGCGGGCCTCGTACTACTTCCAGGGCTCGCCGAACACGGAGTACCGCACCCACCCCTTCGGCGGCCCCTACGACGACAACTGGCAGGCCACCGACAGCACCGACTGGGCGCAGCTGGTCTGGGCGCCCTGCGGGGTCCAGCGCAACTTCAACATCAACACGGAGCTGCGGGTGAGCACCGGGACCTCCGACCCCGACGAGGTGAGCTTCATGACGATGGACTCCACGGACGGTGACATCAGCACGGTGTACCACCTGGCGTGGAAGGAGTGCCCGGAGTCCTGACCGGGCCGCCGCGGGCCCCTTCGGGGCGTCACCTCGCGGCGGGCGCACCGTCCGGCCGGCACAGCAGCGGCTTGTCCAGCTCGGCGCAGGGGCGGTGGCCCCTTGAGCGGACGATGTCCTTGCCCACCTCGTCGGCGAGGTAGCGCAGGAAGCCCGCCGCGATCGAGTCGGCCGGCGGTTCGCCGTAGGTGTAGGCGATCTCCGTCTGCCAGTACGGGTACGCCCCCTGGTCGGCGCCCTCCAGGGTGGCCGGGTAGCCGTCGATGCGGATCTGCCGGACGTCGTCGTGTGCGGCGGCCGCGCCGACCTCGCTGTGCCCCAGGGCCCCCGGGGTCGAGGCCACCGTGTCCAGCAGTGTCCCGGTGCCGCCAACCTCGCAGCGGCCCGGCCGGTCGCGGTCGAGCCCCGCGCAGTCGGGCGTGGTGACCGCCGGGAGGGGGCGGCCGTCGAGGACCTGCCGTTCGAGCGTGGTCCGGGTGCCCGAGCCGGGGTTCCGGCTGACCAGGTGGATGGGGACGTCGTTGCCGCCCACCTGGCTCCAGTTGGTGACGCGCCCGGCGTAGACGTCCCGTACCTGCTTCAGGGACAGGTCCTCGACCCCCGCCTCCTTGTGCACGACCAGGGTGAACAGGGACAGCGCGACGGGCCTCGGCAGCAGCCGCGGGCGGCCGTCGGACTTCGGTCCGTCGCTGAACGTCAGGCTGTTGCCGAGGCCCCGGCCGTCCGGGAGCCGGGCGGCCGCACCGGCGGCGGCGAGGGTGTCGAGTCCGTCGACGCTGCCCTTGAAGGAGGTGGCGGTGAGCGGGATGCGGGCGTCCGGGCAGGTCCGCTCGTACTGCTCCGCGGCCTCCCGCAGCACCGGCGCGAAGGCCGTGGAGCCCGACAGGTGCAGGGTCCCGGCGGCGCAGTCCAGCGGGGCGGCGGCGTCCTCGCCCCCGGTCAGGGTGAACGCCGACTGGGTGGCGCTGACCAGGATGAGCGAGGCGAGCAGCCAGCGGACCTGGCGCGAGGCGAAGGGGTAGTACGCGGTCTTCCTGATGTTCCCGCCGCGCACCCCGCCGACGATCCCGGCGGTGACCTCGGGCTCGGGGAACTCGGGCTCGGTGAAGCCCTCCTCGCGGTCCAGGACCGCCAGGACCTTGTAGTGCGCCCGGCGGTTGAGGATCACCTTGGGCAGTTTGACCTCCCTGCCCGTGGTCTCGAAGCCCTCGGCCCCCGGCACGAAGAAGGTGGGCGGCACCTGGGGGCTGCGCTCGGTGACGGTCATGCCGACGACGCGGCGGCCGGGGAAGGCGATGCGTATGCCCACGGGGTCGCTGGCGGGAGCGACGTAGTCGGCGGCGACGACCGGGCTCCAGCCGGCGTTCTCGATGCGCAGCAGGACGACCGAGGGGTCGCGCAGGTTCGTACCGTCCCACTGCATGCGCTGGAGCACCGTGGTGGCGGGCCCCGAGGCGGCCGAGTCCCGGATCGTGGTGTCCAGCTGGACGCGGTAGCCGAGCCGTTTGCGGCCCGCCAGCACGAACTCCCACAGCGCGGCCGCCACGGGCACGGCCAGACCCAGGACGGCGGCCAAGGACCCCCAGGACAGACTCACGTCCGGCTCCCCCTCAGGACGGTGACACGGGAGGCCATGGTGGCGGGGGAGCGGCGGGAGGGGGCGCGACTCCGGTGACTCCACGGCTCGAATTCACCCGCCGGTCACCTTCGGCACCCGCCGTTTTCCGGACGTCAACCGCCGTCCGTGCCGGGGGCATTGACGCGCAAGCGCTTCGATTCTAGGTTCCGTCACTGCGCCACGTCCGACATCACGAATGTTGTTCGAGATTCCGACCAGACAGGAGTCCCCCATGCGTCGCAGACGAGCCGCACTCCTCGCGCTCCCCGCCGCCGCACTGCTCGCCCTCGTCCCCTCCACGGCGTCGGCCTACCCGAACCCCGGCCGGGTCACCGGCTCCGTCGTCACCCACGACCCGACCATGATCCGCACCTCGTCCGGGCAGTACCGGCTCTACGCCACCGGCGGCGGCATCAGCAGCAAGGCGTCCTCGGACCGCACCGCCTTCTCCGCGGGCGCCGACGCCTTCGGCTCCCGGCCCGGCTGGTGGTCGCGGTACTCGTCCGTCCCGGAGGCCTGGGCACCGGACATCTCGTACCACGGCGGCAAGTACCTCATGTACTACTCCGTCTCGTCCTTCGGCTCCAACACCTCCGCCATCGGTCTCGCCGGCTCCACCACCGCGGCACCGGGCAGCTGGAGCGACTACGGCATCGTCTACACGTCCGACTCCGCCGACGACTACAACGCCATCGACCCGAACCTCTTCGTCGACGACGACGGCAAGTGGTGGCTGTCCTTCGGCAGTTGGTGGACCGGCATCAAGATGATCCGGATCGACCCGGCCACCGGAAAGCAGCTCGCCTCCGACACCGCCCGCCGCTCCCTCGCCTCCCGCCCGACCGGCACCAAGGCCGTCGAGGCGCCGTACGTCGTCAAGCGGAACGGGTACTACTACCTCTTCGCCTCCTACGACACCTGCTGCGCAGGCACCGGCTCCACCTACAAGGTGAAGGTCGGCCGGGCGACGAGCGTCACCGGGCCCTACCGGGACCGGAACGGCGTCGCGATGACGGCGGGCGGCGGGACGCCGGTGCTGGAGTCGCACGGCAGCGTCATCGGCCCCGGCGGACAGTCGATCATGAACGACGTGGACGGCGACCTGATCGTCTACCACTACTACGACGGCAACGACAACGGCACGCCCAAGCTCGGCATCAACCTCCTGGACTGGAGCAGCGGCTGGCCCGTGGCGTACTGAGCCGCCGGCCGGTGCGCGCGCCGGGGCCCCGGTCGTCACTCCGGGTCGCCGTGGCCCCGCAGGTGCAGCGAGCGGAGGGCCACCTCGATGGCGAAGCGGTGGTCGGGGTCGGCGAGCCGGTCGCCCAGGTAGGCGTCCAGCGTCCGCAGGCGGTAGCGGACGGTCTGCGCGTGCACGCCCAGCATCTCGCCGACCTGCTCCGCCGGTGCCCGGGTGGACACGTGCACGCGCAGGGTCTCCACCAGCCGGTCGCGCCGCCTGGCCGGCAACTCGTCGAGCGGGGCCAGTTCACGGGCCGCGACCCGGTCGACCAGGGCCGAGTCGGACAGCAGCCACAGGGTCGTCAGGTGGTCCTCGCAGCGGATCAGCGGGGCGTCGGGTATGACATCGTCGTCAACGAGCTGCAGCACGCGGCGGGCCCAGCGGACGGAGTCGGCGGCCTGGCCGACCGGCACGGTAAGACCGACGGCGGCGCGGGTGCCGGCCAGGGCCGTGCGGATCATGTCGAGGCGGGCGGGGGTGAGGTCCCCGGGCACCAGCAGGTGCGGCTGCGGTATGTCGAGGTCGGCGAGGACGTCCCGGTCGAGCGCCGCCTGGATGTGCTCCGGCGCCGGAGACTGCAGCGCGACCAGGAAGCAGGACCGGGGCAGCTCCCAGGCGGCGGCCTTGCACAGTTCGGAGACGGCCGTCCGGGGCAGCGGCGAGGCGGCGAGCAGGAAGTGCAGTAACTGTCTTCGTAACGCGGACTCCTCGGACGCGGCCCGTTCCCGGACCTCCGCGTATCCCTCGCGGGTGATCGCCTCCAGCTCCTCGACGTAGGCGAAGAGGGCGTCGGCGAAGGCGAGGATCAGCGCGGGGGAGAGGCTGTACTGCCGGCCCAGCGTCTTGGCCCGGCGCAGCGCGATGCGGGCGCCGAGCCGGTAGGCCCCTTGCAGGACCTCCAGGTCGCGGCCCTCGTAGGCCTCCACCCGGCCGAACCTGCGCAGCAGTTCGTCCCGCAGCTCCGAACTGCTGGAGGGGTCGGCCACCCGGTCCACGAAGGCGGTCAGCGCCTGCTCGACGCCCTGGCGGATCGCGTCCCCGTCCGGGCCGTTGAGCAGCCTGCCGTACACCGGATAGCTGCGGGTGACCTCGGTGCGTATCTCGTTCAGCAGCCCCGGCAGCAGCGGACGCATGAAGG encodes the following:
- a CDS encoding beta-galactosidase; translation: MELSRPSRLGRRAFSALAGTTVLGLALGGSTVLPASGAPGPAPTGPPPGPPRADGARHRVTLKDDSLLVDGRRLALWSGELHPFRLPSPSLWRDVLQKMRAYGHNAVDVRLAWNQHSPAPGAYDFTGVRDLDLFLRTAAECGLYVVLHPGPYIGADVDAGGLPGWLTTVGGRAGSTDPAYLRHADEWLGRVDAVAARHLFTRGTGTVLLYRADAPGRAGLDLLRTRMRADGIDVPLLHGDTPLARREPGPVRDAAEARRVHFDRLARGSTLHNVRTAFGGTSWGWLPAPSAPSPTYDPNAAIDEARRPTDKLAPLHQLGQLLRHVPDFTGMTEAEAVRTSDARVRVRHLADPDTGAHAYVLRNDSAADVTSTLPMGGADVEVTVPARDAKLFATGLRLGSGRKLAYATVQPMLAMSVGRLDIAAFVGRAGEMAHLVLDCPDEPWPTRLDEEAAWAFDRGRLHVTVPLQEDRLTRVRVRSGDTDRTLLLIVADDAASLRLWPYETPSGRVLVRGPELLREAALDGATIRLTGDTVAGRELEVWAPPGITDITWNGEAVQSGLGRALSLMSVWPLPGVPDLVLPALDGWRRRTENFESRPDYGDEGWTVADRRTTHSTTPVPDGRPVLFADDYGFHYGDVWYRARLTGATGLERVSLSYRTGADGLLMAWLDGVPLGSHQPDGAGDGKGTWTGTAAFELPEDLRAGLRRAAGSGAGEGSKGGEGDPGAVLSVLVRRTQHGQDAYREARGLTSAAFEGASPEVRWRIMGAAAPDPVRGPLNNGGLYGERHGWHLPGYDDAGWERVSPAALPGGDRRQGVTWYRTTFRLDVPPEVDASVGLRLDGSPFRGTGAHRVQVFLNGWNLGTYVGGRTGAPHTFVLPNGILRSRAAANTLALAVLSGGGAPSGPGAVRLELLGGAAGGVPVKPVPSPGRRGG
- a CDS encoding RrF2 family transcriptional regulator — protein: MRISARADYAVRAVLELAVRQDGSPVKAEDVAAVQDIPHKFLEGILGDLRRGGVVESRRGGGGGYRLARGASQITVADVIRAVDGPIVSVRGERPTELVYTGTAGPLLPLWVALRANVRRILEGVTIADLAADALPDPVRELAAEPAAWENP
- a CDS encoding DUF4360 domain-containing protein; translated protein: MATGLLLSGTIAALLTSVLPAQQHQSSGGFEDPPPDKIVIKVATVNGSGCPQGTAAVAVSGDNTAFTVTYSDYLAQAGGDSAPTDFRKNCQLNLLVHVPQGFTYAVASADYRGFAALQPGAKGTQRASYYFQGSPNTEYRTHPFGGPYDDNWQATDSTDWAQLVWAPCGVQRNFNINTELRVSTGTSDPDEVSFMTMDSTDGDISTVYHLAWKECPES
- a CDS encoding substrate-binding domain-containing protein: MSLSWGSLAAVLGLAVPVAAALWEFVLAGRKRLGYRVQLDTTIRDSAASGPATTVLQRMQWDGTNLRDPSVVLLRIENAGWSPVVAADYVAPASDPVGIRIAFPGRRVVGMTVTERSPQVPPTFFVPGAEGFETTGREVKLPKVILNRRAHYKVLAVLDREEGFTEPEFPEPEVTAGIVGGVRGGNIRKTAYYPFASRQVRWLLASLILVSATQSAFTLTGGEDAAAPLDCAAGTLHLSGSTAFAPVLREAAEQYERTCPDARIPLTATSFKGSVDGLDTLAAAGAAARLPDGRGLGNSLTFSDGPKSDGRPRLLPRPVALSLFTLVVHKEAGVEDLSLKQVRDVYAGRVTNWSQVGGNDVPIHLVSRNPGSGTRTTLERQVLDGRPLPAVTTPDCAGLDRDRPGRCEVGGTGTLLDTVASTPGALGHSEVGAAAAHDDVRQIRIDGYPATLEGADQGAYPYWQTEIAYTYGEPPADSIAAGFLRYLADEVGKDIVRSRGHRPCAELDKPLLCRPDGAPAAR
- a CDS encoding arabinan endo-1,5-alpha-L-arabinosidase, with amino-acid sequence MRRRRAALLALPAAALLALVPSTASAYPNPGRVTGSVVTHDPTMIRTSSGQYRLYATGGGISSKASSDRTAFSAGADAFGSRPGWWSRYSSVPEAWAPDISYHGGKYLMYYSVSSFGSNTSAIGLAGSTTAAPGSWSDYGIVYTSDSADDYNAIDPNLFVDDDGKWWLSFGSWWTGIKMIRIDPATGKQLASDTARRSLASRPTGTKAVEAPYVVKRNGYYYLFASYDTCCAGTGSTYKVKVGRATSVTGPYRDRNGVAMTAGGGTPVLESHGSVIGPGGQSIMNDVDGDLIVYHYYDGNDNGTPKLGINLLDWSSGWPVAY
- a CDS encoding helix-turn-helix domain-containing protein; amino-acid sequence: MPSIARPSVLGEPLDPLPKKFAAFMRPLLPGLLNEIRTEVTRSYPVYGRLLNGPDGDAIRQGVEQALTAFVDRVADPSSSSELRDELLRRFGRVEAYEGRDLEVLQGAYRLGARIALRRAKTLGRQYSLSPALILAFADALFAYVEELEAITREGYAEVRERAASEESALRRQLLHFLLAASPLPRTAVSELCKAAAWELPRSCFLVALQSPAPEHIQAALDRDVLADLDIPQPHLLVPGDLTPARLDMIRTALAGTRAAVGLTVPVGQAADSVRWARRVLQLVDDDVIPDAPLIRCEDHLTTLWLLSDSALVDRVAARELAPLDELPARRRDRLVETLRVHVSTRAPAEQVGEMLGVHAQTVRYRLRTLDAYLGDRLADPDHRFAIEVALRSLHLRGHGDPE